Proteins from a single region of Campylobacter sp. RM16704:
- a CDS encoding tetratricopeptide repeat protein, producing MKLLHVALFLGATFLHAEISAFDAGKVDTKTPYGLTQNEKLQYENQERLKALNEYYTNLTSKINTAVENIEGLQSVTEGLNAQYSKANTKLLLLEENYQNFDTNITHEIQNLRAYVEENREIQEKNYQEIQKILSEISTLINKINDDYISKEDMNQSINFFQSEITRLQKQTNIPQVINPVIIDDENKTQERVQETNTTLEEMTGKKDDNWKKLQSSKILKNAIDEVNKNKFEDAKEKFEYLINIHYKPARSTFWLGEIRYKQQDYAGALGFYKKSSSISTKGDYVPKLLYHTAISLDKVGDPKSANKFYKALKTAYPDSPEAKASPNRK from the coding sequence ATAAAACTACTACATGTAGCTCTTTTTTTAGGAGCTACTTTTTTACACGCTGAGATTTCGGCATTCGATGCAGGAAAAGTAGATACAAAAACACCTTATGGCTTAACTCAAAACGAGAAACTACAATATGAAAATCAAGAGCGTTTAAAAGCTTTAAATGAATATTACACTAATCTAACTAGCAAGATAAATACTGCAGTAGAAAATATAGAGGGTTTGCAAAGTGTAACAGAAGGTTTAAATGCTCAATATTCTAAAGCAAATACAAAACTACTTTTATTAGAAGAAAATTATCAAAATTTTGATACAAATATTACTCATGAGATTCAAAATTTAAGAGCATATGTAGAAGAAAATAGAGAAATTCAAGAGAAAAATTATCAAGAAATTCAAAAAATTTTAAGTGAAATATCAACCTTAATTAATAAAATCAATGATGATTATATTTCCAAAGAAGACATGAATCAAAGTATAAATTTTTTTCAATCAGAAATAACTAGATTGCAAAAACAAACAAATATCCCCCAGGTTATTAATCCTGTTATAATTGATGATGAAAATAAGACACAGGAGCGTGTTCAAGAAACAAATACAACTTTAGAGGAAATGACAGGCAAAAAAGATGATAATTGGAAAAAGCTACAGTCTAGTAAAATTTTAAAAAATGCAATTGATGAAGTAAATAAAAATAAATTCGAGGATGCAAAAGAAAAATTTGAATATTTAATTAACATACATTATAAACCTGCAAGATCTACATTTTGGCTTGGAGAAATAAGATATAAACAGCAAGACTATGCGGGAGCTTTAGGATTTTATAAAAAAAGTTCATCAATAAGCACTAAAGGTGATTATGTACCAAAATTGCTTTATCATACAGCTATAAGTTTAGATAAGGTTGGAGATCCTAAAAGTGCTAATAAATTTTACAAAGCTTTAAAAACGGCTTATCCAGATAGTCCTGAGGCAAAAGCTTCACCAAATAGAAAGTAA
- a CDS encoding FKBP-type peptidyl-prolyl cis-trans isomerase, with protein sequence MAIEKNSVVSMFYELKDANTNEILESNTYAEPISFILGKGQILEGLEEEIQKLDAPCNVDIVIKKEKALGEYDASALQTLPKEQFAGIDLQIGMELFGEGEDGNTVRVIVREITDNEVTIDYNHAYAGKDLLFSLNIVDVRAASEDEILTGIIAGSKSCGCGGGGHHHGHGDGGCCGGHGHGNGGCCGGHHH encoded by the coding sequence ATGGCTATAGAAAAAAATAGCGTAGTTTCAATGTTTTACGAATTAAAAGATGCAAATACAAATGAAATATTAGAATCGAATACCTATGCCGAACCTATTTCTTTTATTTTAGGTAAAGGGCAAATTTTAGAGGGATTAGAAGAAGAAATTCAAAAACTTGATGCACCTTGTAATGTTGATATTGTAATTAAAAAAGAAAAGGCTTTGGGTGAATATGATGCCAGTGCTTTGCAAACTTTACCGAAAGAGCAATTTGCAGGAATTGATTTGCAAATAGGTATGGAGCTCTTTGGTGAAGGAGAAGATGGTAATACAGTAAGAGTGATAGTTAGGGAAATTACAGATAATGAAGTTACTATTGATTATAACCATGCTTATGCAGGGAAAGATTTGTTATTTTCACTAAATATTGTAGATGTAAGAGCTGCAAGTGAGGATGAAATTTTAACAGGAATTATTGCAGGAAGTAAAAGTTGTGGATGTGGTGGTGGAGGACACCATCATGGACATGGCGATGGTGGTTGCTGTGGAGGTCATGGACATGGCAATGGTGGTTGCTGTGGAGGACACCATCATTAA
- the fabD gene encoding ACP S-malonyltransferase yields MNSVFIFPGQGSQSVGMGFSFYKNSSKAKELLDHASEYCKVDFKQLLFNNNENLNKSEFTQMAIVLNSLMAYEALREQVNIEAKYSLGHSLGEFSALAIQGAFDFLDVITLVNKRGRFMQEDCSIIEAGMMVILGLDDEIVKELCQKAFANGKSVYVANYNCDGQIVVAGLKPDLIACENDFKNAGAKRTMLLNMSVASHCPLLKNASMKLSKELKKILKDNFKNVISNVNAKAYNDKNQALTLLSDQLTKPVLYKQSIKAIDNDVDFYIEFGASVLKGLNKKITQKETYALSKMEDIDEILKVIK; encoded by the coding sequence ATGAATAGTGTATTTATTTTTCCAGGGCAGGGTTCTCAAAGTGTTGGTATGGGGTTTAGTTTTTATAAAAATTCATCTAAAGCAAAAGAATTATTGGATCATGCTAGTGAATATTGTAAAGTTGATTTTAAACAATTGCTTTTTAATAATAATGAAAATTTAAACAAAAGCGAATTTACACAAATGGCTATTGTGTTAAATTCATTAATGGCTTATGAGGCTTTAAGAGAACAAGTCAATATAGAGGCAAAGTATAGCTTAGGTCATTCATTGGGAGAATTTAGTGCTTTGGCAATACAAGGTGCATTTGATTTTTTAGATGTTATTACACTTGTTAATAAGCGTGGCCGATTTATGCAAGAAGATTGTTCTATAATAGAAGCTGGCATGATGGTGATTTTAGGACTTGATGATGAAATAGTCAAAGAACTTTGTCAAAAAGCATTTGCAAACGGAAAAAGCGTTTATGTGGCAAATTATAATTGTGATGGGCAGATTGTTGTAGCTGGTTTAAAGCCGGATTTGATTGCTTGTGAAAATGATTTTAAAAATGCTGGTGCAAAAAGAACTATGCTTTTAAATATGAGCGTTGCAAGTCATTGTCCATTATTAAAAAATGCTTCTATGAAGCTTTCAAAAGAGTTAAAAAAGATTTTAAAAGATAATTTTAAAAATGTCATATCAAATGTAAATGCTAAAGCATACAATGATAAAAATCAAGCTTTAACACTCTTAAGTGATCAGCTTACAAAACCTGTTCTTTATAAACAAAGTATTAAAGCAATTGACAATGATGTAGATTTTTATATAGAATTTGGTGCAAGTGTATTAAAGGGCTTAAATAAAAAAATCACTCAAAAAGAAACCTATGCTTTAAGCAAGATGGAAGATATTGATGAAATTTTAAAGGTAATTAAGTGA
- a CDS encoding 5'-methylthioadenosine / S-adenosylhomocysteine nucleosidase / 6-amino-6-deoxyfutalosine hydrolase, protein MKIAILGAMPEEITPLLETLKEYQTINYANNTYYLAKYKNHELIIAYSKIGKVNSTLSATIMIEKFKSEILLFTGVAGAFNPDLEIGDLIYATKLVQYDLDITAFGHPLGYVPGNEIFIKTDDKLNCLALEVAKELDIKLQSGIIATGDEFICNESKKVKIREIFNADACEMEGASVALVCDALKIPCLILRSMSDKAGEKAEFDFDEFVEKSAKISANFVLKICEKL, encoded by the coding sequence GTGAAAATAGCTATTTTAGGGGCTATGCCTGAAGAAATTACTCCTTTACTAGAGACGTTAAAAGAATATCAAACAATAAATTATGCGAATAACACTTACTACCTTGCTAAGTATAAAAATCATGAATTAATCATCGCTTATTCTAAAATAGGAAAAGTAAATTCTACTCTTAGTGCGACTATTATGATTGAAAAATTTAAATCCGAAATTTTACTTTTTACAGGTGTAGCTGGAGCTTTTAACCCAGATCTAGAAATAGGTGATCTAATTTATGCTACAAAGTTAGTTCAATATGATTTGGATATTACAGCTTTTGGTCATCCTCTCGGATATGTTCCAGGTAACGAAATTTTTATAAAAACAGATGATAAACTTAATTGTCTTGCTTTAGAAGTTGCCAAAGAACTTGATATTAAACTGCAATCAGGTATTATTGCTACGGGTGATGAGTTTATTTGCAATGAGAGTAAAAAAGTAAAAATTAGAGAAATTTTTAACGCAGATGCTTGTGAAATGGAAGGGGCTAGTGTAGCTTTAGTATGCGATGCTTTAAAAATTCCTTGTCTTATTTTAAGATCAATGAGCGATAAAGCAGGCGAAAAGGCCGAATTTGATTTTGATGAATTTGTAGAAAAATCAGCAAAAATTTCGGCTAATTTTGTTTTAAAAATTTGTGAGAAGCTATGA
- a CDS encoding tRNA 2-thiocytidine biosynthesis TtcA family protein → MINLSKKLIREVAKANAKYSLIKDNDKVLLGLSGGKDSLTLAHLLRRMQAHAPFKFEFKAVTLSYGMGEDYTKLHNHCEKYGIIHEIIDSNIYEISGDTIRRNSSFCSFFSRMRRGALYTYALENGYNKLAIAHHLDDAAESFFMNFIYNGALRSLAPKYKSKRGIEVIRPLIFVRERQLRENVITNELEVIGNEFCPGMKLNEKNVKFPHAREEAKQLLANLEKENPKLFTSLKTAFENIHTDSFFMVKSND, encoded by the coding sequence ATGATTAATCTTAGTAAAAAATTGATTAGAGAAGTTGCAAAGGCAAATGCAAAATATTCTTTAATAAAAGATAATGATAAAGTTTTATTAGGACTTAGTGGAGGAAAAGATTCATTAACTTTAGCTCATCTTTTAAGACGTATGCAAGCACATGCTCCTTTTAAATTTGAATTTAAAGCAGTAACTTTAAGTTATGGAATGGGTGAAGATTACACTAAACTTCATAATCATTGTGAAAAATATGGGATTATTCATGAGATAATTGATTCTAATATTTATGAGATTTCAGGTGATACTATTAGAAGAAATTCAAGTTTTTGTAGTTTTTTTTCAAGAATGAGGAGAGGTGCTTTATATACTTATGCCTTAGAAAATGGTTATAATAAGTTAGCAATAGCACATCATTTAGACGATGCCGCTGAAAGTTTTTTTATGAACTTTATTTATAATGGTGCACTTAGAAGTTTAGCACCAAAATATAAAAGTAAAAGAGGAATAGAGGTTATTCGTCCATTGATTTTTGTAAGAGAAAGACAATTGCGGGAAAATGTCATCACGAATGAATTAGAAGTTATAGGTAACGAATTTTGTCCTGGCATGAAATTGAATGAAAAAAATGTTAAATTCCCACATGCTAGAGAAGAAGCTAAGCAACTTTTAGCAAATTTAGAAAAAGAAAATCCGAAATTGTTTACAAGTTTAAAAACCGCATTTGAAAATATTCATACAGATAGTTTTTTTATGGTTAAAAGCAATGACTAA
- a CDS encoding pyrazinamidase / nicotinamidase, translated as MTKLLVVVDYQNDFIDGSLGFKKAIKIKNNILTLLKAHQGDIIFTFDTHDRGYLNTQEGRNIPIYHCIKNTLGWKMPNEFDEYLNKAKKIFYKDTFGSLDLANFLKENYYESIEFCGLVSHICVFNNIILALNASPNSKITLHKNASASFNEQLEKSAYGILQAYGIELL; from the coding sequence ATGACTAAACTTTTAGTTGTTGTTGATTATCAAAATGACTTCATAGATGGTAGTTTAGGATTTAAAAAGGCCATTAAAATAAAAAATAATATTCTTACGCTTTTAAAAGCTCACCAAGGAGATATTATTTTTACTTTTGATACACACGATAGAGGGTATTTAAATACTCAAGAAGGAAGAAATATTCCGATTTATCATTGTATTAAAAATACTTTGGGTTGGAAAATGCCAAATGAGTTCGATGAATATTTAAATAAAGCCAAAAAAATTTTCTATAAAGATACTTTTGGAAGTCTAGATTTGGCTAATTTTTTAAAAGAAAATTATTATGAAAGTATAGAATTTTGCGGTTTAGTTTCGCATATTTGTGTATTCAATAATATCATTTTAGCATTAAATGCTAGTCCTAATTCTAAAATTACTCTACATAAAAATGCTAGTGCAAGTTTTAATGAGCAATTAGAAAAAAGTGCTTATGGTATTTTACAAGCTTATGGTATAGAGCTTCTTTAA
- the recO gene encoding recombination protein RecO, translated as MQGFILHTQSVKDEDLIVYLLSTKKVIKSYRFYGMRHSSILSGYKIDFELEESTRFLPRLKDVLHVGFSWVLDREKMYLWQEFIRLFYWHLKDVEEIDSFYFELLENCAIRFEKQDCKRVIVDAYLKILNHEGRLHRDFICFLCDNCIKENVVLIRAFLPAHKNCCFGYEFKIKDILKFYKNFNSSHLSDEYIDKLHKIIKEGF; from the coding sequence ATGCAAGGTTTTATTTTGCATACTCAAAGCGTAAAAGATGAGGATTTGATCGTTTATCTTTTAAGTACTAAGAAAGTTATTAAAAGTTATAGATTTTATGGTATGAGGCATTCTAGTATCTTAAGTGGTTATAAAATTGATTTTGAGTTAGAAGAAAGCACAAGATTTTTACCACGTTTAAAAGATGTTTTGCATGTTGGATTTTCTTGGGTTTTAGACAGAGAAAAAATGTATCTTTGGCAAGAGTTTATTAGGCTTTTTTATTGGCATTTAAAAGATGTTGAAGAAATAGATAGTTTTTATTTTGAACTTTTAGAAAATTGTGCTATACGGTTTGAAAAACAAGATTGCAAGCGTGTAATAGTAGATGCATATTTAAAAATTTTAAATCACGAGGGTCGTTTGCATAGAGATTTTATTTGTTTTTTGTGTGACAATTGCATAAAAGAGAATGTTGTGTTGATAAGAGCTTTTTTACCTGCTCATAAGAATTGCTGTTTTGGTTATGAATTTAAAATTAAAGATATTTTAAAATTTTATAAAAATTTTAATTCATCGCATTTAAGCGATGAATATATTGATAAATTGCATAAAATTATCAAAGAGGGTTTTTAA
- a CDS encoding tRNA dihydrouridine synthase, with product MIDFSKKPLFLAPMAGFSDLPLRNLVKQFGADVTISEMISSNALVYESAKTLKMLQKAELEKPYIVQIAGSDENIIQKAVQILNQFDFIDGIDFNCGCPVNKIIKQNAGSALLQDLGKLQKILELIKKISNKKLTSVKVRIGYDKKEPIAIAKACENAGVDFISMHGRTRKQMYNGNSNYEAIALAKENIKIPLIANGDINAKNANDVFMITNCDALMIGRASIGKPWIFYEIKSGKKIDKAMKNKIIFTHFEEMLKHYKGQGVSIFRKHLHEYSKGYEDASNFRNQVNRITDADTMRKYIQEFFNKE from the coding sequence ATGATAGATTTTAGTAAAAAACCTTTATTTTTAGCACCTATGGCTGGGTTTTCAGACTTACCTTTAAGAAATTTAGTCAAACAGTTTGGAGCTGATGTAACAATTAGTGAAATGATAAGCTCCAATGCTTTGGTTTATGAAAGTGCAAAAACTCTTAAAATGTTACAAAAGGCTGAACTTGAAAAACCCTATATAGTCCAAATTGCAGGATCTGATGAAAATATTATACAAAAGGCTGTGCAAATTCTAAATCAATTTGATTTTATAGATGGCATTGATTTTAATTGTGGGTGTCCGGTTAATAAAATTATTAAGCAAAATGCAGGGAGCGCACTTTTACAGGATCTTGGAAAATTACAAAAAATACTAGAACTTATAAAAAAAATAAGCAACAAAAAATTGACTAGCGTAAAAGTAAGAATTGGATACGATAAAAAAGAACCTATCGCTATAGCCAAAGCTTGTGAAAATGCTGGAGTAGATTTTATTAGTATGCATGGACGTACTAGAAAACAAATGTATAATGGAAATTCTAATTATGAAGCCATAGCCTTAGCTAAAGAAAACATAAAAATTCCTTTGATAGCAAATGGAGATATTAATGCTAAAAATGCTAATGATGTATTTATGATAACCAATTGTGATGCTTTAATGATAGGTCGAGCAAGCATCGGAAAACCTTGGATATTTTATGAGATTAAAAGTGGTAAAAAAATCGATAAAGCTATGAAAAACAAAATTATATTTACTCATTTCGAAGAAATGTTAAAACATTATAAGGGGCAAGGGGTAAGTATATTTAGAAAACACTTACATGAATATTCTAAAGGTTATGAAGATGCTTCAAATTTTAGAAATCAAGTAAATCGTATTACCGATGCTGATACCATGAGAAAATATATTCAAGAATTCTTTAATAAGGAATAA
- the dksA gene encoding RNA polymerase-binding protein DksA, with the protein MRETNLDKIKSILIQRQKEILNQLQGNIDNIHNLQDSEPSDEVDLQQIDNSSHIDFKINENLKAELEEIKHSLNKIENNTYGICEYCEDDIHPERLKIKPHAKYCINCRENLEKRKEL; encoded by the coding sequence ATGCGAGAAACAAATCTTGATAAAATTAAAAGTATTTTGATTCAAAGACAAAAAGAAATTTTAAATCAACTTCAAGGCAATATAGACAATATTCATAACTTGCAAGATAGTGAACCTAGTGATGAAGTTGATTTGCAGCAAATTGATAATAGTTCACATATTGATTTTAAGATTAATGAAAATTTAAAAGCGGAATTAGAAGAAATTAAACATTCATTAAATAAAATAGAGAACAATACTTATGGAATTTGTGAATATTGTGAAGATGATATCCATCCTGAGCGACTTAAAATAAAACCTCATGCAAAATATTGCATAAATTGTCGTGAAAACTTAGAAAAAAGGAAAGAGTTATGA
- a CDS encoding 23S rRNA (pseudouridine(1915)-N(3))-methyltransferase RlmH translates to MQINLLSIQKNNNDEFSKINKQYTSLIKKFCNFNDICIFSNKITLAQNINATEAKKAYTSALNPYKKGFCIALDEQGKEFTSTEFAKLLRDKHEISFFIGGAYGFEKEFIAQMHISIALSKMTLIHKFAKTMLLEQIYRAFCINTNHPYHK, encoded by the coding sequence ATGCAAATTAATCTCTTAAGTATTCAAAAAAATAATAACGATGAATTTAGTAAAATTAATAAACAATATACAAGCCTTATTAAAAAATTTTGTAATTTTAATGATATTTGCATTTTCAGCAATAAAATAACTTTGGCACAAAATATAAATGCAACAGAAGCAAAAAAAGCTTATACAAGTGCATTAAACCCTTATAAAAAAGGTTTTTGTATAGCTTTAGATGAACAAGGTAAAGAATTTACAAGCACAGAGTTTGCAAAATTATTACGAGATAAACATGAAATTTCTTTTTTCATTGGTGGTGCTTATGGCTTTGAAAAAGAATTTATTGCACAAATGCATATAAGTATAGCACTTAGTAAAATGACTTTAATACATAAATTTGCAAAAACTATGCTTTTAGAGCAGATTTATCGTGCATTTTGTATTAATACAAATCACCCATATCACAAATAG
- the accD gene encoding acetyl-CoA carboxylase, carboxyltransferase subunit beta: protein MNFLDIFSSIRRKQSTPSEAPNHWVKCNSCHALMYYKEIETCYNVCPKCNFHMRLTPLKRIELLSDENSFMEMDKDLYAVDPLKFVDSKSYKKRLVENEEKTGRKSAVISGECNIDGIKTQLVVFDFSFMGGSLGSVEGEKILRAIERAIEKKTPVVIVSASGGARMQESTYSLMQMSKTSAALKLLAEEKLPYISVLTDPTMGGVSASFAWLGDIIVAEPGALVGFAGARVIKQTIGTDLPEGFQKAEFLLEHGLIDAIINRSEQKKFIADFLRFFSNKLENAN from the coding sequence ATGAATTTTTTAGATATTTTTTCTAGTATAAGACGTAAGCAATCAACTCCAAGTGAAGCACCAAATCATTGGGTTAAGTGTAATTCTTGTCATGCATTAATGTATTATAAAGAAATAGAGACTTGCTATAATGTGTGTCCTAAATGTAATTTTCATATGAGATTAACTCCCTTAAAACGCATAGAGTTGTTAAGTGATGAAAATTCTTTTATGGAAATGGATAAAGATTTATATGCAGTTGATCCATTAAAATTTGTTGATAGTAAATCTTATAAAAAAAGACTAGTAGAAAATGAAGAAAAAACTGGTAGAAAAAGTGCTGTAATAAGTGGAGAGTGTAATATTGATGGAATTAAAACACAGCTAGTAGTCTTTGACTTTTCTTTTATGGGCGGAAGCTTAGGATCGGTTGAAGGCGAAAAAATTCTTAGAGCTATAGAAAGAGCTATAGAGAAAAAAACTCCAGTGGTGATAGTAAGTGCTAGTGGTGGTGCTAGAATGCAAGAGAGTACTTATTCTTTAATGCAAATGAGTAAAACTAGTGCGGCTTTAAAATTACTAGCAGAAGAAAAATTACCTTATATTTCAGTATTAACAGATCCAACAATGGGCGGAGTTAGTGCTTCTTTTGCTTGGCTTGGAGATATTATCGTAGCAGAACCTGGTGCTTTGGTAGGTTTTGCTGGAGCTAGAGTGATTAAACAAACCATAGGAACTGATCTACCTGAAGGTTTTCAAAAAGCTGAATTTTTACTTGAGCATGGTTTAATTGATGCTATTATTAACAGAAGTGAGCAAAAAAAATTCATAGCAGATTTCTTAAGATTTTTTTCTAACAAACTAGAAAATGCAAATTAA
- the bamA gene encoding outer membrane protein assembly factor BamA, with product MKKWFIFFALSSSLCATTIKDIKFEGLSQLSKESAIAISKLKIGQKIDTASIDMAIKNLFDRNYFKDIFVEEKNGVIIFKVVEKPSIGKIDIQGIASNDRKQIESLVGLKPGILYDENSAKESAEKIKLFYQAKGFYDTVVEIKSEKLSNSSSLKLTFIVNRGENIIIEKVRLSGAKKLSYSDIEPVIANKQREILGWMWGFNDGKLKIFDLANDSSRISDVYLKEGYLDISVSPAFLNTYTDTYQADLTYFINEGEVYKVKDIRIFNPIFSDEENDVLAKDLKLSIGKIVNIEKLREDIKTIETKTADLGYAFVQVIPDIQKDKENHEAVIIFKVIPNEKVYIRNVEISGNTKTVDRVIRRELYLTEGNLYNRTDLTDSRNALRRTAYFESVNIKEQRVDDTHIDLIIEVKEASTGAISGGIGYGTSDGILLSASLSDANILGSGMKGSVNIDKGDDTLSGRVSLRNPRVNDSDYSLGGSLYSDRLEWDSYDERNYGFNISAGKSLGRYVNVDLTYNLEQSDIYYLSDRLIAQGYKLGKTYKSSLTPSIIFNNTDDYYLPRSGFIASTSLEYAGLGGDQEFISSVTKFNYYQGLEDFIGWDLIYRYKASFYKVWDQGYLPINEKLYLGGIGTIRGFDRRSVSPKNDWGDETGGTIAFANSVELSFPIFDRIKLRGSIFFDYGAIGENSLTQIQRWSTGVGFEWLTPLGALNLVFAKPFNTKSKDDLSKFEFMLGARF from the coding sequence ATGAAAAAATGGTTTATTTTTTTTGCACTCTCAAGTTCTTTATGTGCAACTACAATTAAAGATATTAAATTTGAAGGTTTATCGCAACTTTCTAAAGAGAGTGCTATTGCGATTTCAAAATTAAAAATAGGACAAAAAATCGATACTGCTAGCATAGATATGGCGATTAAAAATCTTTTTGACAGAAATTATTTTAAAGATATATTTGTTGAAGAAAAAAACGGAGTAATAATTTTTAAAGTAGTAGAAAAACCATCTATTGGAAAAATTGACATTCAGGGTATAGCAAGTAATGATAGAAAACAAATAGAATCTTTAGTAGGATTAAAACCTGGAATTTTATATGATGAAAATTCAGCTAAAGAATCAGCAGAAAAAATTAAACTTTTTTATCAAGCTAAAGGATTTTATGATACTGTAGTAGAAATAAAAAGTGAAAAACTGAGTAACTCAAGCTCTCTTAAACTAACATTTATTGTAAATCGTGGTGAAAATATTATCATAGAAAAGGTGCGTTTAAGTGGAGCTAAAAAACTAAGTTATTCAGATATAGAACCTGTGATAGCAAATAAACAAAGAGAAATCCTAGGATGGATGTGGGGATTTAATGATGGCAAACTTAAAATTTTTGATCTTGCAAATGATAGTTCAAGAATTTCGGATGTATATTTAAAAGAAGGTTATCTAGATATTAGTGTATCACCTGCATTTTTAAATACTTACACAGATACTTATCAAGCAGATTTGACATATTTTATTAACGAAGGTGAAGTTTATAAGGTCAAAGACATTAGAATCTTTAATCCTATTTTTAGTGATGAAGAAAACGATGTTTTAGCTAAAGATCTCAAGCTTAGTATAGGAAAAATAGTTAATATAGAAAAATTAAGAGAAGATATAAAAACAATAGAAACAAAAACAGCAGATTTAGGCTATGCTTTTGTACAAGTTATACCTGATATACAAAAAGATAAAGAAAATCATGAAGCGGTAATTATTTTTAAGGTAATTCCAAACGAAAAAGTATATATTAGAAATGTTGAAATTTCAGGTAATACAAAGACAGTTGATAGAGTTATTCGTAGAGAGCTTTATTTAACCGAAGGAAATCTTTACAATAGAACCGATTTAACAGATTCAAGAAATGCACTAAGAAGAACTGCTTATTTTGAAAGTGTAAATATCAAAGAACAAAGAGTAGATGACACACATATTGATTTAATAATAGAGGTAAAAGAAGCTTCAACAGGAGCTATTTCTGGTGGTATTGGCTATGGAACTAGTGATGGAATTTTACTAAGTGCTTCATTATCTGATGCAAATATACTAGGTTCAGGTATGAAAGGTAGTGTAAATATAGATAAAGGTGATGATACGCTTTCAGGTAGAGTTTCTTTAAGAAATCCTAGAGTAAACGATAGTGATTATTCTCTTGGCGGATCACTATATTCAGATCGTCTAGAATGGGATAGTTACGATGAAAGAAATTACGGCTTTAATATAAGTGCTGGTAAATCTTTAGGAAGATACGTAAATGTAGATTTAACTTATAATCTTGAACAAAGTGATATTTACTATTTAAGTGATCGTTTAATTGCTCAAGGATATAAACTTGGTAAAACTTACAAAAGCTCTTTAACGCCATCAATAATATTTAATAATACAGATGATTATTATTTGCCAAGATCTGGTTTTATCGCATCAACTTCTCTTGAATACGCAGGATTAGGTGGAGATCAAGAATTTATAAGCTCAGTTACTAAATTTAATTATTATCAAGGATTAGAAGATTTCATAGGATGGGATTTGATTTATCGATACAAAGCAAGTTTTTATAAGGTATGGGATCAAGGCTATCTACCAATTAATGAAAAATTATATCTTGGTGGTATAGGAACTATTAGGGGTTTTGATAGAAGAAGTGTTAGTCCAAAAAATGATTGGGGTGATGAAACTGGCGGTACCATAGCATTTGCAAATTCTGTAGAGCTTAGCTTTCCTATTTTTGATAGGATAAAACTAAGAGGAAGTATATTTTTTGACTATGGTGCTATTGGAGAAAATTCTTTAACTCAAATCCAAAGATGGAGCACTGGTGTTGGATTTGAATGGCTAACCCCATTAGGAGCTTTAAATTTAGTTTTTGCTAAACCTTTTAATACAAAATCCAAAGATGATTTAAGCAAATTTGAATTTATGTTAGGAGCAAGATTTTAA